The Cellulomonas sp. P24 genome contains a region encoding:
- a CDS encoding DUF4041 domain-containing protein, translating into MLQDVGIYRYHHPLEDAAAYKDRLRDLETQIDSIVRVGQPVLAADRFTFDGSLAKGRKMVGDLSKLMLRAYNAEADNCVRSLRSGNISTAKKRLEAAVAAIEKLGTIMEMRVNPAFHALRLAELELTADFQMKVQEERELAREEREQLREQRRAEQELAAERERLEKEKSHYVIVMASLRASGDDAAADELAGRLAQIDEAIEANDYRIANIRAGYVYVISNVGAFGPNVVKIGMTRRLEPRDRIRELGDASVPFRFDVHALFFSEDAITLEGELHRAFEDRRVNFVNERREFFFATPDEVRDLLAAKVGGLLEFTDAPEALEYFQSRSRWPAATLGSGPVVVG; encoded by the coding sequence GTGCTGCAGGACGTGGGCATCTACCGCTACCACCATCCGCTTGAGGACGCGGCCGCGTATAAGGACAGACTCCGGGACCTCGAAACTCAGATCGACTCGATCGTGAGGGTTGGCCAGCCTGTCTTGGCAGCGGACCGGTTCACCTTCGACGGATCCCTGGCCAAAGGCCGCAAGATGGTCGGCGACCTCTCCAAGTTGATGCTTCGCGCATACAACGCCGAGGCCGACAACTGCGTTCGATCACTGCGATCCGGGAACATCAGCACTGCGAAGAAGCGGCTCGAGGCCGCCGTTGCGGCGATCGAGAAGCTGGGCACGATCATGGAGATGCGGGTGAACCCGGCCTTCCACGCCCTGCGCCTGGCCGAACTGGAACTGACGGCGGACTTCCAGATGAAGGTGCAGGAGGAACGGGAACTCGCACGCGAGGAGCGCGAACAGTTGCGCGAGCAGCGCCGAGCGGAGCAGGAACTTGCGGCCGAGAGGGAACGCCTCGAGAAGGAGAAGTCCCACTACGTCATTGTCATGGCGTCGCTGCGTGCGAGCGGCGACGACGCGGCGGCGGACGAGTTGGCTGGCCGCCTCGCCCAGATCGACGAGGCAATCGAGGCGAACGACTACCGGATCGCCAACATCCGCGCCGGCTACGTCTACGTGATCTCCAACGTCGGCGCCTTCGGCCCAAACGTGGTGAAGATCGGCATGACGCGGCGCCTCGAGCCGCGAGATCGGATCCGGGAACTGGGCGACGCGTCCGTGCCGTTCCGTTTCGACGTACATGCGCTGTTCTTCTCCGAAGACGCCATCACGCTCGAGGGCGAACTGCATAGGGCGTTCGAAGACCGGCGGGTGAACTTCGTAAACGAACGTCGGGAGTTCTTCTTCGCGACACCCGACGAGGTTCGAGACCTCCTAGCCGCGAAGGTCGGGGGCCTGCTTGAGTTCACGGATGCCCCCGAAGCGCTGGAGTACTTCCAAAGTCGCAGTCGATGGCCCGCGGCGACACTCGGTTCGGGGCCCGTCGTCGTCGGCTAG
- a CDS encoding type IV secretory system conjugative DNA transfer family protein — translation MTHRHRRLHPTDVGWRLGRASEPRGGELWVPWDRTAGVIGPQGSGKTLDLLVPALLDAPGAAMATLTKVDDLLLSFGPRSTGGRPCVVLDPFGLVPGLPEVVWDPIRGCVDPLVAERRAKAFTAGTVKGAVAGGHGDTAARFYAAEAAKVLQGFFHAAALTGGSLEDVLRWVARPLAATQPSEILREHPHAASFWGGLLHGALHGDDRTAGNTVTTIQQAMSLFFQDDIRRRCVPRPGYPATAIADVIAAHGTIYLLGREDPYASASPLMTAFAEHVLDTALEIANASSWGRLCPPFHAVLDELPSTAPLPTLRTRMANERALGISFIWAAQAWPQLTAIFGEQETRTLLGLTNTLIVFGGSKDVAFNKEVSDLLGQVRVARTSRQSGQMAGRQMSGEDIAILTPAEVRQLTERHALVLAENGAPIIAKLHRCIDGKAGQRLLAGKDALRVEVAACHRDQLSPEARAVAALAEARRRGLVDDREDTRP, via the coding sequence ATGACGCACCGTCACCGACGACTGCACCCCACCGACGTCGGCTGGAGGCTCGGCAGGGCGAGCGAGCCTCGCGGGGGCGAGCTGTGGGTGCCGTGGGACCGCACCGCGGGCGTGATCGGCCCGCAGGGCTCGGGCAAGACCCTGGACCTGCTCGTGCCCGCGCTCCTCGACGCGCCCGGAGCCGCGATGGCGACCCTCACCAAGGTGGACGACCTGCTGCTGTCGTTCGGCCCGCGGTCCACCGGCGGCCGCCCGTGCGTCGTGCTCGACCCGTTCGGCCTCGTGCCTGGCCTACCGGAGGTGGTGTGGGACCCGATCCGCGGCTGCGTCGACCCGCTCGTTGCCGAGCGCCGCGCGAAGGCGTTCACCGCAGGCACGGTCAAGGGCGCCGTCGCCGGCGGTCATGGCGACACCGCCGCGCGGTTCTACGCCGCCGAGGCCGCCAAGGTGCTTCAGGGCTTCTTCCACGCGGCCGCACTGACCGGCGGCAGCCTGGAGGACGTGCTGCGGTGGGTCGCCCGGCCGCTGGCCGCCACCCAGCCAAGCGAGATCCTGCGCGAACACCCGCACGCTGCGTCGTTCTGGGGCGGGCTGCTGCACGGCGCCCTGCACGGCGACGACCGCACCGCCGGTAACACCGTGACCACCATCCAGCAGGCCATGTCCCTGTTCTTCCAAGACGACATCCGACGCCGATGCGTGCCCCGCCCGGGTTACCCAGCCACAGCGATCGCGGACGTCATCGCGGCGCACGGCACCATCTACCTGCTCGGCCGTGAGGATCCCTACGCCTCCGCCTCGCCGCTCATGACTGCCTTCGCCGAGCACGTCCTCGATACCGCACTGGAGATCGCCAACGCCAGCTCATGGGGACGGCTGTGCCCGCCGTTCCACGCCGTGCTGGACGAGCTGCCCTCGACCGCGCCGCTGCCGACCCTGCGCACCCGCATGGCCAACGAGCGCGCTCTGGGCATTAGCTTCATCTGGGCCGCCCAGGCATGGCCCCAGCTGACAGCGATCTTCGGTGAGCAGGAGACCCGCACCCTGCTCGGGCTGACCAACACCCTGATCGTGTTCGGCGGATCGAAGGACGTCGCGTTCAACAAGGAGGTCTCGGACCTGCTCGGTCAGGTACGCGTAGCGCGCACCTCCCGGCAGAGCGGGCAGATGGCTGGTCGACAGATGTCTGGCGAGGACATCGCGATCCTCACCCCGGCCGAGGTGCGCCAGCTGACCGAGCGGCACGCACTGGTCCTCGCGGAGAACGGTGCGCCGATCATTGCCAAGTTGCATAGATGCATCGACGGCAAGGCGGGCCAGCGACTGCTGGCCGGCAAGGACGCTCTGCGAGTGGAGGTAGCCGCCTGCCACCGGGACCAGCTCAGCCCTGAGGCTCGTGCCGTCGCGGCACTCGCCGAGGCGCGACGCCGCGGCCTCGTCGATGATCGCGAGGACACTCGACCGTGA
- a CDS encoding S8 family peptidase, with the protein MAVRDRPHILVPTPPHPEPFTLAAAGGGGEKEGFTGDRRRHGSRLTRELEQAFTAPPDEPETEGTYVTFQSFPGLELALESLDPQRAGDQPELVAVRQDERESGSVQVATVYIPDGKKEYFAKRLTAYVETASTDGARNATLVDGIQSIRRATTRELWTDPEDLYPSEASQTFWWEVWLRRRDGHSRDRFAAFTARFQLRTSEHYLGFGDRTVVLLHATADQLASAFEALDDIAELRRPHDVANLLAELPAMEQADWVEDLRNRLRAADANAPVVCLLDTGIQAGHPLLVDSINESDLHVADPRWRVQPLHPHGTEMAGLALYGDLHGAIVSTQPVRLRHGLESVKFLPDHGDNDRDLYGAMIARSVDLPEIQSADRTRVFMLAVTAPRPVSSTAEADPAEHTDAGRPTSWSATIDALSFGRAIDDTDPKFTYLDRDEPRRPRLFVVSAGNIRDLAATDDHLDRSDVEPVEDPAQAWNALTVGAYSEQDDMSGAPADFAGYAPIAQRGELSPVSRTSVVFDRKKWPFKPEVVADGGNVAASPDKTGVDTPPNLALLTTRLQRPGEGFFTTTRDTSAATAQVAAIAADIQAAYPTLRPETVRALIVHSAEWTPAMSVRLDAATTMGRRVSLLRRYGMGVPNAGRALRSAADALTLIAEARIHPYERDGASNAGKVREMNLHDLPWPVQELENLGETQVRLRITLSYFVEPNPSSRGWTGRYIYPSHGLRFATRRPEESVESFRERINTRARQDGQRPPGLDTEQGWTFGSNQQQAPGSLHTDIWRGTAAALASKGAIAVYPVAGWWKNRGTYDQSSLGVDYSLVVSIESPEVEVDLWTPVAQVVGTVVEITS; encoded by the coding sequence ATGGCTGTACGCGATCGCCCGCACATCCTCGTCCCGACCCCGCCGCATCCCGAGCCGTTCACGCTTGCTGCCGCCGGAGGCGGCGGCGAGAAGGAGGGCTTCACCGGTGACCGGCGACGCCACGGGAGTCGTCTCACCCGCGAGCTCGAGCAAGCGTTCACCGCCCCGCCCGATGAGCCCGAGACGGAAGGCACCTACGTCACATTCCAGTCGTTCCCGGGCCTTGAGCTGGCCCTGGAGAGCCTGGACCCGCAACGAGCGGGGGACCAACCCGAACTTGTAGCTGTGCGACAGGACGAGAGGGAAAGCGGCAGCGTTCAAGTCGCGACCGTGTACATCCCGGACGGCAAGAAGGAGTACTTCGCCAAGCGCCTGACCGCGTACGTCGAGACGGCCAGCACAGATGGAGCGCGCAACGCCACGCTCGTCGATGGAATCCAGTCGATCCGCCGAGCCACCACCCGAGAGCTCTGGACAGACCCGGAGGACCTCTACCCCAGCGAGGCGTCGCAGACGTTCTGGTGGGAAGTGTGGCTCCGCAGACGCGACGGGCACTCGCGTGACCGATTCGCTGCTTTCACTGCGCGATTTCAGTTGCGAACAAGCGAGCACTACCTGGGCTTCGGGGACAGGACCGTCGTGCTCCTGCACGCGACCGCCGACCAACTGGCCTCGGCGTTCGAAGCGCTCGACGACATTGCCGAGTTGAGGCGACCGCACGACGTCGCCAACCTGCTGGCTGAGCTCCCTGCCATGGAGCAGGCCGACTGGGTCGAAGATCTACGCAACCGCTTGCGGGCAGCCGACGCTAACGCACCAGTGGTATGCCTGCTGGACACCGGAATCCAGGCCGGACACCCTCTGCTCGTCGACTCGATCAACGAGAGCGATCTGCATGTGGCCGACCCGCGCTGGCGGGTGCAGCCCCTCCACCCCCACGGCACCGAGATGGCCGGGCTGGCGCTGTACGGCGACCTGCACGGCGCGATCGTCAGCACCCAACCAGTCAGACTGCGCCACGGCCTCGAGTCGGTGAAGTTCCTGCCCGACCACGGGGACAACGACCGCGACCTGTACGGCGCGATGATCGCGCGATCGGTGGACCTGCCCGAGATTCAGTCCGCCGATCGCACTCGAGTGTTCATGCTGGCAGTCACCGCGCCGCGCCCGGTCTCATCGACGGCCGAAGCGGATCCGGCCGAACACACCGACGCAGGACGACCGACGTCGTGGTCGGCAACCATCGACGCACTGTCGTTCGGCCGTGCGATCGACGACACCGACCCGAAGTTCACCTACCTGGATCGCGACGAGCCGCGCAGACCGCGCCTGTTTGTGGTCTCCGCCGGCAACATCCGCGATCTCGCTGCGACTGACGATCACCTTGATCGAAGCGATGTCGAACCGGTCGAGGACCCTGCGCAGGCGTGGAACGCGCTGACCGTCGGCGCCTACTCCGAGCAGGACGACATGTCCGGTGCACCAGCCGACTTCGCCGGCTACGCGCCAATCGCGCAGCGCGGCGAGCTCTCGCCGGTCAGCCGTACCTCGGTCGTCTTTGATCGCAAGAAGTGGCCCTTCAAGCCTGAGGTGGTCGCCGACGGGGGCAACGTCGCCGCTTCACCGGACAAGACCGGCGTGGACACCCCTCCTAACCTCGCGCTGCTCACGACGCGGCTCCAGCGCCCCGGGGAGGGGTTCTTCACCACCACCCGGGACACGTCGGCCGCCACAGCGCAGGTCGCCGCTATCGCAGCGGACATCCAGGCGGCCTACCCGACACTCCGCCCTGAGACCGTCCGGGCCTTGATCGTCCACTCGGCCGAGTGGACACCGGCTATGAGCGTCCGCCTGGATGCTGCAACCACGATGGGTCGCCGGGTGAGCCTCCTACGCCGTTACGGCATGGGTGTACCCAACGCTGGCCGGGCGCTGCGCAGCGCAGCCGACGCACTGACGCTCATCGCCGAGGCGCGTATTCACCCGTACGAACGAGACGGCGCTAGCAACGCCGGCAAGGTCCGCGAGATGAACCTGCATGACCTGCCGTGGCCGGTGCAGGAACTTGAGAATCTTGGCGAGACCCAGGTACGGCTGCGCATCACGCTGTCCTACTTCGTGGAGCCCAACCCCTCAAGCCGCGGCTGGACCGGGCGGTATATCTACCCTTCGCACGGGCTTCGATTCGCGACCCGGCGTCCTGAGGAGAGCGTCGAGTCATTCCGTGAGCGCATCAACACGCGCGCACGGCAAGACGGCCAGCGTCCGCCGGGCCTCGACACCGAACAGGGCTGGACATTCGGGAGCAACCAGCAGCAGGCACCAGGCTCCCTGCACACGGACATCTGGCGAGGAACAGCGGCCGCGCTGGCGAGCAAGGGAGCCATCGCCGTCTATCCGGTCGCCGGCTGGTGGAAGAACCGGGGAACGTACGATCAGAGCAGCCTGGGGGTCGACTACTCGCTCGTCGTGAGCATCGAGTCGCCTGAGGTCGAGGTCGACCTGTGGACGCCAGTTGCACAGGTGGTCGGCACCGTCGTTGAGATCACATCCTGA
- a CDS encoding bifunctional lytic transglycosylase/C40 family peptidase produces MKVLATGIVVALVMPVALVLMGAAAIVSTVSGGAVQAACTVSDAASAKAVVLTDGDPAGEGGLGFELPAPGTPRLASLRNPAATIPDAVKVLYLAASDRYHLPWTLLAGVGMEETAHGRTRATSSAGAQGLMQFMPESWARYGVDGSGDGRANIGNDADSVMSAANYLTASGVTAGVDGVRRALFAYNHADWYVNDVLYYAAAYGGGVVAGDPSDCGIGGVGNPALPELPNQQIATVLAFATAQLGEPYVYGANGPSAWDCSAFTRAAFAQIGITLPRTAAAQQNWVAQGNGYRVPLGQERPGDLIFTDSYLGPNRVGHVMIVFDPAEQLTIEAGGSRVGHYDYGHWTDHHLFSIWRVGAAT; encoded by the coding sequence ATGAAGGTCCTCGCAACCGGGATCGTGGTGGCCCTCGTCATGCCGGTCGCGCTGGTTCTGATGGGCGCGGCGGCGATCGTGTCCACCGTCTCCGGCGGGGCCGTCCAGGCGGCCTGCACGGTCTCCGACGCAGCCTCGGCCAAGGCGGTCGTCCTCACCGACGGTGATCCGGCCGGCGAGGGTGGGCTCGGCTTCGAGCTGCCGGCACCGGGCACACCTCGCCTGGCGTCGCTGCGCAACCCGGCCGCGACCATCCCCGACGCCGTCAAGGTGCTCTACCTCGCTGCCTCCGACCGGTACCACCTGCCCTGGACCCTGCTGGCGGGCGTCGGCATGGAGGAGACCGCCCACGGGCGCACCCGCGCGACGAGTTCAGCCGGCGCGCAGGGGCTCATGCAGTTCATGCCCGAAAGCTGGGCCCGGTACGGCGTCGACGGATCCGGCGACGGGCGCGCGAACATCGGCAACGACGCCGACTCGGTGATGAGCGCGGCGAACTACCTGACCGCGTCGGGGGTCACCGCCGGCGTCGACGGCGTGCGACGAGCGTTGTTCGCGTACAACCACGCCGACTGGTACGTGAACGACGTCCTGTACTACGCCGCCGCGTACGGGGGAGGGGTAGTCGCGGGCGACCCGTCCGACTGCGGCATCGGCGGCGTCGGCAACCCCGCCCTGCCCGAGCTGCCGAACCAGCAGATCGCGACCGTCCTGGCGTTCGCCACCGCCCAGCTCGGCGAGCCGTACGTCTACGGCGCCAACGGGCCCTCCGCATGGGACTGCTCGGCGTTCACCCGGGCCGCGTTCGCGCAGATCGGCATCACCCTGCCGCGCACTGCCGCTGCCCAGCAGAACTGGGTCGCGCAAGGCAACGGCTACCGGGTGCCGCTCGGCCAGGAGCGGCCCGGTGACCTGATCTTCACCGACAGCTACCTCGGCCCCAACCGCGTCGGCCACGTGATGATCGTCTTCGACCCCGCTGAGCAGCTCACCATCGAGGCCGGCGGATCACGCGTCGGCCACTACGACTACGGCCACTGGACCGACCATCACCTGTTCTCGATCTGGCGGGTCGGGGCTGCGACGTGA
- a CDS encoding ATP-binding protein gives MTSDQAGAFWPFVAGPGLPQTGAQMGADTMSGTAFYADPIGWVLRDDIPVTNANVITMGKPGTGKSATTKAFALRMTDFGYRILILGDPKDEYEPLCRFFGVDPIALGPGMPARVNPLAFGPLGDGWDRLNARQAQQRAAIVFSRWLTLVRGLVGSQRIGEQRVPFGPSEEVIVKTALRDLTGYAHASSTLTETTIPQLWHHLDEPSDTLVDQCRFATRQQFLDESRLLRDALGQLVSGALAGLFDDHTNIAVDWTAPIQSLSLSRLSPLGDEAIGIALLALNSWGRGMREIAPPGDLRVVVRDEVWKIMRLGVDAVKSLDEDFRLSRGVAGKGGDIQWANAHKPSDMLTVGDVGSQAANIARDLMHLADIKILHGQKPEIARDLDAMLGLGPQATAAITGWAMQRKGRALWMVGEHPYKVETRLHPVEQQLTWTNEAIAGAA, from the coding sequence ATGACCTCCGACCAGGCCGGGGCGTTCTGGCCGTTCGTCGCCGGCCCCGGGCTGCCACAGACCGGGGCTCAGATGGGCGCCGACACGATGTCGGGCACCGCGTTCTACGCCGACCCGATCGGCTGGGTGCTGCGCGACGACATCCCCGTCACCAACGCCAACGTCATCACCATGGGCAAGCCCGGCACCGGAAAGTCCGCCACCACGAAGGCGTTCGCCCTGCGCATGACCGACTTCGGCTACCGCATCCTCATCCTCGGCGACCCGAAGGACGAGTACGAGCCGCTGTGCCGATTCTTCGGCGTCGACCCCATCGCCCTCGGCCCCGGCATGCCGGCACGGGTGAACCCGCTGGCGTTCGGACCCCTCGGCGACGGCTGGGACCGGCTGAACGCCCGGCAGGCACAGCAGCGCGCCGCAATCGTCTTCTCCCGCTGGCTGACGCTCGTCCGCGGCCTCGTCGGCAGCCAGCGGATCGGCGAGCAACGCGTCCCATTCGGCCCCTCCGAGGAGGTGATCGTCAAGACCGCACTGCGCGACCTCACCGGCTACGCGCACGCCTCATCGACCCTCACCGAGACGACGATCCCGCAGCTGTGGCACCACCTCGACGAGCCCAGCGACACCCTCGTCGACCAGTGCCGCTTCGCCACCCGCCAGCAGTTCCTCGACGAGAGCCGCCTGCTGCGCGACGCCCTGGGCCAACTCGTCTCCGGGGCCCTGGCCGGCCTGTTCGACGACCACACGAACATCGCCGTCGACTGGACCGCCCCCATCCAGTCCCTGTCGCTGTCGCGGCTGAGCCCGCTGGGCGACGAGGCGATCGGCATCGCCCTGCTCGCGCTGAACTCCTGGGGCCGGGGCATGCGCGAGATCGCCCCGCCGGGGGACCTGCGCGTCGTCGTGCGCGACGAGGTGTGGAAGATCATGCGCCTGGGCGTGGACGCCGTGAAGTCGCTGGACGAGGACTTCCGCCTGTCGCGGGGCGTGGCCGGCAAGGGCGGTGACATCCAGTGGGCCAACGCGCACAAGCCGTCCGACATGCTCACCGTCGGTGACGTCGGCTCCCAGGCCGCGAACATCGCCCGGGACCTCATGCACCTCGCCGACATCAAGATCCTGCACGGCCAGAAGCCCGAGATCGCCCGCGACCTGGACGCGATGCTCGGCCTTGGCCCGCAGGCGACCGCGGCGATCACCGGGTGGGCGATGCAGCGCAAGGGCCGGGCGCTGTGGATGGTCGGCGAGCACCCGTACAAGGTCGAGACGCGGCTGCACCCGGTCGAGCAGCAGCTGACGTGGACCAACGAGGCCATCGCCGGGGCGGCGTAG
- a CDS encoding SCO6880 family protein, with protein sequence MSQVYSEYSRARIGWFPFGLTGWQAAVLAVCVLPVLWALSRRAWASAAVLLLVAGVVAVVTVVPVRGRSALGWLLASTAVAIGGLGGWTRFRSQASRGQADDLGGVDLPGSLTGVEIHEGPPVGLNAARVALIQNHVARTWAATAAIVHPGIGMRGVDDRARMAKGLADLIDQAGRTELIDEVLLLVRTVPEDGAERDEWIRRHRRPDGPAQVRAINDDLQRVLTQASVRTQAFVTIVVPETRIGKAAREAGRGVEGRAQVMYGLMAEVEAQLKGGLGAVAVTWLTSPELAVACRTGFAPGDRAGIVDALLAAANGEDVTADVPWAMAGPSGADVVARHYSHDAWNSISATIKLPVKGAVLGALAPVLTPTEPGERRSFLVAFPILSQAKAARQTASREWAADMGQGLRERARMRSTTKMHDAAAQVRSLEIKQARGSAVTRPYAVCTVTVPKTVRVAEYGRRLDAAIRRAGFAPLRLDVSHDIAFAASVVPLGVSLTRTGDA encoded by the coding sequence GTGAGCCAGGTCTACAGCGAGTACTCCCGAGCCAGGATCGGCTGGTTCCCGTTCGGGCTCACAGGCTGGCAGGCGGCCGTGCTGGCCGTCTGCGTCCTGCCTGTCCTCTGGGCGTTGAGCCGACGAGCGTGGGCGTCGGCGGCCGTCCTTCTCCTGGTCGCCGGCGTGGTCGCCGTGGTGACTGTCGTCCCGGTGCGGGGCCGCTCGGCCCTGGGCTGGCTGCTGGCCAGCACGGCCGTCGCGATCGGCGGGCTCGGCGGTTGGACCCGGTTTCGCTCCCAGGCCTCGCGCGGGCAGGCCGACGACCTCGGAGGCGTCGATCTGCCGGGGTCGCTGACCGGCGTCGAGATCCACGAGGGGCCGCCCGTCGGCCTGAACGCCGCGCGGGTAGCCCTGATCCAGAACCACGTCGCGCGCACCTGGGCGGCGACGGCGGCGATCGTCCACCCGGGTATCGGCATGCGCGGGGTCGACGACCGGGCGCGGATGGCCAAGGGCCTGGCCGACCTGATCGACCAGGCGGGACGCACCGAGCTGATCGACGAGGTCCTGCTCTTGGTGCGCACGGTCCCCGAGGACGGCGCCGAGCGCGACGAGTGGATCCGCCGTCACCGCCGCCCCGACGGGCCGGCGCAGGTCCGGGCGATCAACGACGACCTGCAGCGCGTCCTGACGCAGGCGTCGGTCCGCACTCAGGCGTTCGTGACGATCGTCGTGCCCGAGACCCGGATCGGGAAGGCGGCCCGAGAGGCCGGCCGTGGGGTCGAGGGACGCGCCCAGGTCATGTACGGGCTCATGGCCGAGGTCGAGGCCCAGCTCAAGGGCGGCCTCGGCGCGGTAGCCGTGACCTGGCTGACGAGCCCCGAGCTCGCCGTGGCGTGCCGCACCGGGTTCGCCCCCGGTGACCGCGCCGGGATCGTCGACGCGCTCCTCGCTGCGGCAAACGGCGAGGACGTCACCGCGGACGTCCCGTGGGCCATGGCCGGCCCATCGGGCGCCGACGTTGTCGCCCGGCACTACAGCCACGACGCGTGGAACTCGATCAGCGCCACCATCAAGCTCCCGGTCAAGGGCGCCGTCCTGGGTGCGCTCGCTCCGGTCCTGACCCCGACCGAGCCGGGGGAGCGGCGCAGCTTCCTCGTCGCCTTCCCGATCCTGAGCCAGGCCAAGGCCGCTCGGCAGACGGCGTCGCGCGAGTGGGCCGCCGACATGGGTCAGGGGTTGCGGGAGCGGGCCCGGATGCGCTCGACGACGAAGATGCACGACGCGGCCGCGCAGGTGCGATCCCTGGAGATCAAGCAGGCCCGCGGCAGCGCGGTCACCCGCCCGTACGCGGTGTGTACGGTCACCGTGCCCAAGACAGTGCGCGTCGCCGAGTATGGGCGCCGCCTGGACGCAGCGATCCGCCGCGCCGGGTTCGCCCCGCTGCGCCTGGACGTCAGCCACGACATTGCGTTCGCCGCCTCCGTCGTGCCGCTCGGCGTGAGCCTGACGCGGACGGGGGACGCGTGA
- a CDS encoding type IV secretion system protein, whose amino-acid sequence MNWSDYLNPFAALGNAAASVVADGWTAAMLGIWNAGLWLLKLALTIEDAFLVPDLSAGGPMRDLYGATFWIAGAVVLLLFLVQLGIAGVRRDGQSVGRVLLGVGQFGAVWVMWIVFAVAILAAAGGLTRALTQSLLGVDSMSAWQPWTGFSTADLTDGTVATVLGVLGIFVVFAAVAHLLVMLARAAALMVLAATNPVSAAGLVWDGGRSWFWKTFRWFLAAAFTPVLMVLMLGLGVKATSGVALSMTDSLQTAIGTAVPGVVLIFVGSFAPLALFKLLAFVDPGTSSGSAMRAGLAAQGGWQGVLNGRADGANTSDAASSSDASGQSGGEADTEAATNDRFARSAGGFLGALGAGGQVLAQGWGMAQGLGSQGAALGADLTNQMGVGHNTYIPDFSGSRSRPGQQGRSRDEDTPDINGSGPDDDAGFGPSPSATGKPPVGGSPTAGAAGGAGGGAAAAPEAAVAAVVV is encoded by the coding sequence ATGAACTGGTCGGACTACCTCAACCCCTTCGCTGCCCTGGGCAACGCTGCCGCCAGTGTCGTCGCCGACGGGTGGACCGCCGCGATGCTGGGCATCTGGAATGCCGGGCTGTGGCTGCTCAAGCTCGCCCTCACCATCGAGGACGCGTTCCTCGTGCCCGACCTGAGCGCCGGCGGCCCGATGCGGGACCTCTACGGCGCGACGTTCTGGATCGCCGGCGCCGTGGTGCTGTTGCTGTTCCTGGTGCAGCTCGGCATCGCCGGGGTGCGCCGCGACGGGCAGAGCGTGGGCCGGGTGCTGCTCGGGGTAGGCCAGTTCGGAGCGGTGTGGGTGATGTGGATCGTCTTCGCCGTCGCGATCCTCGCCGCCGCCGGGGGACTCACGAGGGCGCTGACGCAGTCGCTGCTCGGCGTCGACTCAATGTCGGCGTGGCAGCCGTGGACGGGGTTCTCGACCGCGGACCTCACGGACGGCACCGTCGCGACGGTCCTCGGGGTTCTGGGGATCTTCGTCGTGTTCGCGGCCGTGGCGCACTTGCTGGTCATGCTCGCCCGCGCGGCCGCGCTCATGGTGCTGGCCGCCACCAATCCGGTGTCCGCGGCCGGGCTCGTCTGGGACGGCGGACGGTCCTGGTTCTGGAAGACGTTCCGCTGGTTCCTGGCCGCCGCGTTCACGCCCGTCCTGATGGTCCTGATGCTTGGTCTGGGCGTGAAGGCGACCAGCGGCGTGGCCTTGTCGATGACCGACTCCCTGCAGACGGCGATCGGCACTGCCGTCCCGGGCGTCGTGCTGATCTTCGTCGGCAGCTTCGCGCCGCTGGCGCTGTTCAAGCTGCTCGCGTTCGTCGACCCCGGGACGAGCTCCGGCTCGGCCATGCGCGCCGGGCTGGCCGCCCAGGGCGGCTGGCAAGGAGTCCTGAACGGGCGGGCGGACGGCGCCAACACCTCGGATGCAGCCTCCAGCAGCGACGCCTCCGGGCAGTCCGGAGGGGAGGCCGACACGGAGGCGGCCACGAACGACCGGTTTGCTCGCTCGGCGGGCGGCTTCCTCGGCGCCCTCGGCGCGGGCGGTCAGGTGCTGGCGCAGGGCTGGGGCATGGCGCAGGGCCTGGGGAGCCAGGGTGCCGCCCTCGGTGCGGACCTGACGAATCAGATGGGCGTCGGCCACAACACCTACATCCCGGACTTCTCCGGCAGCCGCTCCCGGCCCGGTCAACAGGGCCGCTCGCGCGACGAGGACACCCCGGACATCAATGGCTCGGGGCCCGACGACGATGCCGGCTTCGGTCCCAGCCCGAGCGCCACCGGGAAGCCCCCGGTCGGCGGATCCCCGACGGCCGGCGCCGCCGGCGGTGCCGGAGGCGGCGCAGCCGCAGCGCCCGAGGCAGCCGTCGCCGCGGTCGTCGTCTGA